GGGCGGTGATCCGCGCGCGCGTCGAACACGGCGGGATCCCGCCGGCCCACGGACGCCTGGGGCATCTTCCGAACCTCCGATGGCCTCGCCTCGCGACCACGTGGCGTCCGATTGCCGCCGCGGTGGCCGTCGTGGTGATCGGCGTGTTCGCGGTGAACCTCCTGGGGCCACAGCTTCCCCGCCTCGGCGAGCGACGGGAGACTGGGCAATCGACGTCCACCGTCTCGCTGCTCGAGGCGTCAAAGGACGCCGCCGGAAGGCCGAGCGCCGCCAACCGGGCGGCGGTGTCCCAGCCGAATAGTCCTCCTGCGGCCGTCACATCACCGGATGCGTTCATGAGGAGCGTGATTCGCACCGCCCGGCTGACGGTGGAAGTGGACCGGTATGACGCGGGCGCTCGGCGGCTGCTCGACATCGCCGAAGGGGCCGGCGGGTTCATCGCGGATTCCTCGTACGGCGAGGACGACGGCCGCCCCCGGGGGGAGTTCACCCTTCGCGTGCCCGCCGGCCGATTCGCCGCCGCCATCAAGGACGTGGAGACGATGGGCACGGTGCGCCAGCGGCAGATCAGCGCGCAGGATGTGACGGAAGAATACGTGGATCTCCAGGCCCGGCAGCGCAACCTGGAGCGGCACGAACAACAACTGCTGACCTTCATGGACCGGGCGACCAAGGTCCCCGACCTGCTGGCGGTCGAGCAGGAGTTGTCGCGGGTGCGGGGCCAGATCGAGCAGATCACGGGTCGCCTGCGGTATCTCGCGCACAATGTCGAAATGGCGAGCATCACCGTGGTCCTCTCCGAGCACCCCAAGAAAGGCCACGCCGGCCTCTGGGACTTCGACG
This is a stretch of genomic DNA from bacterium. It encodes these proteins:
- a CDS encoding DUF4349 domain-containing protein; its protein translation is MTSGHVSELLSSYIDGRVSVEERERIGRHLETCAACRGDLAALQGVVGLLHSVPPVTAPEELRAVIRARVEHGGIPPAHGRLGHLPNLRWPRLATTWRPIAAAVAVVVIGVFAVNLLGPQLPRLGERRETGQSTSTVSLLEASKDAAGRPSAANRAAVSQPNSPPAAVTSPDAFMRSVIRTARLTVEVDRYDAGARRLLDIAEGAGGFIADSSYGEDDGRPRGEFTLRVPAGRFAAAIKDVETMGTVRQRQISAQDVTEEYVDLQARQRNLERHEQQLLTFMDRATKVPDLLAVEQELSRVRGQIEQITGRLRYLAHNVEMASITVVLSEHPKKGHAGLWDFDGTLAKMQGAFLATVQQIFAAAERVLVLASTLLPVGALAGVVWAVFRRTRQSKAGA